From the genome of Lentilactobacillus buchneri, one region includes:
- a CDS encoding glucose 1-dehydrogenase, with the protein MNRLDGKVAIITGGVSGFGLAAAKLFVQEGSKVTITDVNDSKAEQALNEIGKDKAIFVQQDVSKEADWDPVFQKTIDQFGPVNVLLNNAGILIFDDAENVDMDQWHKILSVDLDGVMLGVKYGIKYMKEKGGSIINLASIASLIGISNLYSYNAAKGGVRLITKSAALYAAEKDYPIRVNSIHPGYAHTPMVDSYPELRQKLESLHPMKRLADPKEIANMALYLASDESSFSTGSEFVVDGGYTAQ; encoded by the coding sequence ATGAACCGTTTAGATGGAAAAGTTGCAATTATTACTGGTGGTGTTAGTGGCTTTGGTTTGGCAGCTGCCAAATTATTTGTCCAAGAAGGTTCCAAGGTAACCATTACCGATGTCAATGATTCCAAGGCTGAACAAGCTTTAAATGAAATTGGCAAGGACAAGGCGATTTTTGTTCAACAAGATGTTTCCAAAGAAGCCGACTGGGATCCGGTTTTCCAAAAGACGATTGACCAGTTTGGCCCAGTCAATGTTCTGTTGAACAACGCCGGTATCTTAATTTTTGACGATGCTGAAAACGTCGACATGGATCAATGGCACAAGATTTTATCGGTTGACCTGGATGGTGTCATGCTTGGAGTTAAGTATGGCATCAAGTATATGAAGGAAAAAGGCGGATCGATCATCAACCTGGCATCAATTGCCAGCCTGATCGGGATCAGCAACCTTTATTCCTACAATGCAGCCAAAGGTGGTGTTCGACTCATCACGAAGTCGGCTGCGCTATACGCTGCTGAGAAGGATTATCCAATCCGGGTTAACTCGATTCACCCAGGGTATGCCCACACACCAATGGTTGATTCCTACCCTGAACTCAGACAAAAACTCGAGAGCCTTCACCCGATGAAACGACTGGCAGATCCAAAGGAAATTGCCAACATGGCCTTGTATCTGGCTTCGGATGAATCATCATTCTCGACTGGTTCCGAGTTCGTCGTTGACGGTGGTTATACAGCACAATAA
- the addA gene encoding helicase-exonuclease AddAB subunit AddA, translating into MAFEYTPDQLKAIKDRPAGNVLVSASAGSGKTRVLVDRIIDMVKNQHVDIDQLLVVTFTNAAAKEMRQRLQAALREEFNQAAEAEKGRLLTQIQKVAVADITTMDAYCQKLVGRYYYLLGIDPNFRILADDTEKQLLKDQVWGAVREDLYGNDEDGSFARLTENFSNDRSDDGLADLIYRLDEFANVTDDPDGWLNAVTDFYDLGGKPLYDSDFYQQNVAPKIAEAFTKLKINHQYMIKLAQSGALDKDEKAFTDQLAAIEALQKAVSNCTSFDDVRKSLTGFEFADLPRLTKPQGEQKQFHGQIRAINQQTKKDFNAFCNKYFGMDEQANVDLMAAAKQRVAKLISAVKAFRTAYEATKHQRHLMEFIDIEQAAYRILNDDSPQARQVQAKLRDQYYEIMTDEYQDNNRLQDAILNKLAKEGGGNRFMVGDSKQSIYRFRLADPQMFINKQRTYSLADNDDELITLADNFRSTENVDNFINLIFEQIMDRQVGEIDYSDAKLQFGAKYYPKDVNADVSVLLYSPKKPLSEGENLPAEQVMDADVGQVEIIAQKIRQMVDDKEWIADGDGDRPVDYGDFAVISPTRGSQITMSSIFKDYGIPAEITGAKSYLKTTEIQVMLSLLSIIDNPYQDIPLVAVLRSPIVGLDENQLAYLRINQKTGNYYESVLKFYRDYPNAEPNKYAQAIYPLIDTLFKQLDHFKNVAKQDGLVALIWEIYNQTGYLDYVGGMPGGYQRQTNLHALYERAFDYEKNGFKGLFRFVLFIERMQARDDDLATAVPNTSDNMVHVMTIHGSKGLQFPIVFLNDIGKQFNQQDTMGRAVLNDHLGIGISYLDTKTREIQEPLQRQAVLDVTKNAGLSEEMRKLYVALTRAEQRLFLVGKVDPGKGGSRKPTLDLQSIVESWQSQTEESAILLPMAERNSAKSYLDWIGPAISRHPDVVKDYGDSRIVNLLADDPSRLSLEFYDNAKVAEGKKRAGRVAVDPRSWLDQQQPVESDSAVDRRQIKAIMNFRYPHQAATRTTAYQSVSEIKRLFDDPDNVQLGNYSLIDSDQLIKPGRYTQPSLATPKFISENGTHKPAPTEVGTATHLVLQQIDLHQQPTKATIVELIANLVKEGILEENVAGEINVDGILRFYASSLGAVVLANPETTYREVPFSLLMKAKNAFKDFDQDDDQPILIHGIIDGYVESEAGVVLFDYKTDRLTPKTTVDTVHERYDGQIRLYATALDQILGRPVTKKYLYLLSSDQLVPVQ; encoded by the coding sequence ATGGCATTTGAATACACGCCTGATCAACTAAAGGCAATTAAAGACCGCCCGGCAGGCAATGTCCTGGTTTCCGCCTCTGCGGGATCCGGGAAGACCCGGGTGTTGGTCGATCGAATTATTGACATGGTCAAAAATCAGCACGTCGACATCGACCAACTCCTGGTGGTGACGTTTACCAACGCCGCTGCCAAAGAAATGCGCCAACGACTACAGGCAGCCCTCCGAGAAGAATTTAATCAGGCAGCTGAAGCCGAAAAGGGCCGGCTGCTCACCCAAATCCAAAAAGTCGCGGTGGCCGACATTACGACGATGGACGCTTATTGTCAGAAATTAGTCGGCAGATACTACTATCTCTTGGGAATCGATCCCAACTTCCGCATTTTGGCCGACGATACTGAAAAACAGCTGCTAAAAGATCAAGTTTGGGGAGCGGTTCGAGAAGACCTATATGGCAACGATGAAGATGGCTCATTTGCCCGATTGACGGAGAACTTTTCCAACGACCGCAGTGACGACGGCTTAGCCGACCTGATTTACCGATTGGACGAGTTCGCAAATGTTACCGACGATCCGGATGGTTGGCTGAATGCGGTCACCGATTTTTATGATCTTGGCGGCAAACCATTGTATGACAGTGATTTCTATCAACAAAACGTTGCCCCAAAGATTGCTGAAGCATTCACCAAACTTAAAATCAATCATCAGTACATGATTAAATTGGCCCAAAGCGGTGCCTTGGATAAGGACGAAAAAGCTTTCACTGACCAGCTGGCAGCCATTGAAGCCCTTCAAAAAGCGGTTTCAAATTGCACATCATTTGACGATGTCCGCAAGTCACTGACTGGTTTTGAATTTGCCGATTTGCCAAGGCTAACCAAACCGCAGGGTGAACAAAAACAGTTTCATGGCCAAATTCGCGCAATTAATCAACAAACCAAAAAAGACTTCAATGCCTTTTGCAATAAATATTTCGGTATGGACGAACAGGCCAACGTTGACCTGATGGCAGCCGCCAAGCAACGGGTGGCCAAACTGATTTCAGCGGTCAAAGCCTTTCGAACCGCTTACGAGGCAACCAAGCATCAGCGCCATTTGATGGAATTCATCGATATTGAGCAGGCTGCTTACCGGATTTTGAACGACGACAGCCCGCAGGCCCGCCAAGTTCAAGCAAAGCTCCGGGATCAGTATTATGAAATTATGACCGACGAATATCAGGATAATAACCGGCTTCAGGACGCCATTTTGAATAAACTGGCCAAAGAAGGCGGCGGAAACCGATTCATGGTGGGGGATTCCAAACAGTCGATTTATCGCTTCCGGCTGGCCGATCCCCAGATGTTCATTAATAAGCAGCGGACCTATTCGCTGGCTGATAATGACGATGAATTAATCACCTTGGCCGATAACTTCCGGTCAACTGAGAACGTCGATAATTTCATTAACTTAATCTTTGAGCAGATCATGGACCGCCAAGTTGGCGAAATTGATTATTCAGATGCCAAGCTGCAGTTTGGCGCCAAGTATTATCCAAAAGACGTAAACGCTGACGTTTCGGTGCTGCTGTACAGCCCTAAAAAGCCGCTGTCAGAAGGTGAGAACCTTCCTGCCGAGCAAGTTATGGATGCTGACGTTGGGCAGGTTGAAATCATTGCCCAAAAGATTCGCCAGATGGTCGATGATAAGGAATGGATTGCGGATGGCGATGGCGATCGACCGGTTGACTACGGTGACTTTGCTGTCATTTCGCCAACTCGGGGCAGCCAGATTACCATGTCTTCAATTTTCAAAGATTATGGCATTCCGGCCGAAATTACCGGTGCCAAGAGTTATCTGAAAACCACGGAAATTCAGGTGATGCTATCCCTGCTGTCGATTATCGACAATCCTTACCAAGATATCCCCTTGGTAGCCGTGCTGCGGTCGCCGATCGTCGGTTTGGATGAAAATCAGCTGGCCTATTTGCGGATTAATCAAAAGACGGGGAATTATTATGAGTCGGTATTGAAATTTTACCGGGACTATCCCAACGCTGAACCCAACAAATATGCTCAGGCAATCTATCCGTTAATCGACACCTTGTTCAAGCAGCTGGATCATTTTAAAAACGTTGCCAAACAAGACGGCTTGGTTGCCCTGATTTGGGAAATTTATAATCAAACCGGCTATTTGGATTATGTTGGCGGGATGCCCGGGGGCTATCAGCGCCAGACGAACCTGCATGCTTTGTATGAGCGGGCCTTTGATTACGAGAAGAATGGGTTTAAGGGTTTGTTCAGATTTGTCCTGTTTATCGAGCGAATGCAGGCCAGGGATGACGACTTAGCCACAGCGGTGCCGAACACTTCCGACAACATGGTTCACGTGATGACGATTCACGGCAGTAAGGGCCTCCAGTTCCCGATTGTCTTTTTGAATGATATTGGTAAACAATTCAACCAGCAGGACACCATGGGACGTGCCGTGTTGAATGATCATCTGGGAATTGGCATTTCTTATTTGGATACCAAAACCCGGGAGATTCAAGAACCTTTGCAACGCCAGGCCGTCTTGGATGTGACCAAAAATGCCGGTTTGTCTGAAGAAATGCGGAAGTTATACGTTGCCTTAACCCGGGCCGAGCAGCGGCTGTTCTTGGTCGGTAAAGTCGACCCAGGAAAAGGCGGGTCTCGCAAACCAACGTTAGATTTGCAGTCGATCGTTGAAAGCTGGCAGTCACAGACTGAAGAATCGGCCATCTTATTGCCAATGGCGGAGCGCAACAGCGCCAAAAGCTATTTGGACTGGATTGGTCCGGCAATTTCCCGTCATCCGGATGTGGTTAAAGACTATGGCGACAGCCGAATTGTCAACCTGCTCGCCGATGACCCCAGCCGGTTGAGCCTGGAATTTTATGACAATGCCAAGGTGGCTGAAGGAAAGAAGCGGGCTGGCCGTGTAGCGGTTGATCCTCGTAGTTGGCTCGATCAGCAGCAGCCGGTCGAATCCGATTCAGCCGTTGATCGCCGACAAATTAAGGCCATCATGAATTTCCGTTACCCACACCAGGCAGCAACTCGCACGACAGCCTACCAATCCGTTTCCGAAATTAAGCGGCTGTTCGATGATCCCGATAACGTCCAGCTGGGCAATTATTCGCTGATTGACAGCGATCAGCTGATCAAACCCGGCCGTTATACGCAGCCCAGTCTGGCTACGCCAAAATTTATTTCAGAAAATGGAACTCATAAACCCGCACCTACTGAGGTTGGAACGGCGACCCACTTGGTACTGCAGCAGATTGATTTACACCAACAGCCGACAAAGGCCACTATCGTTGAGTTGATCGCCAACCTGGTAAAGGAAGGCATTTTAGAAGAGAATGTTGCCGGAGAAATTAACGTCGACGGGATTCTGAGATTTTATGCGTCATCTCTGGGCGCGGTTGTTTTGGCTAACCCAGAGACAACTTACCGCGAAGTCCCGTTTTCACTATTAATGAAGGCTAAAAACGCTTTCAAGGATTTTGACCAAGATGATGATCAACCGATCTTGATTCACGGAATTATTGACGGCTATGTGGAGTCGGAGGCGGGCGTCGTGTTGTTCGATTATAAGACTGACCGACTGACCCCGAAGACCACTGTTGATACGGTTCATGAACGTTATGACGGCCAGATCCGCCTGTACGCGACTGCTTTGGATCAAATTCTCGGCAGGCCGGTTACAAAGAAATATCTGTATCTGTTATCATCAGATCAATTGGTTCCTGTTCAGTAG
- a CDS encoding NCS2 family permease produces the protein MLNSIAKYFEFDERNTNFRKEIIAGITTFVSMVYILFVNPNVLGVSGMDKGAVFTATALASAFGCFMMGFIANYPIAISASLGINAFFAYSVVIGMKVSWQTALAGVFVASVIFMILTALKLREKIIDSIPADLKAAIGGGIGLFIAFIGLSDGGLVTANKDTLVSLGSLHVGTTWLTIFGLLITVVLMSMRIPGAIFIGMVLNAILGMVTGLIPLPHQWVSSIPSLKPTFGVALSHIGDINSVQLVVVVLTFLLVTFFDTAGTLVGLAEQAGFIKNNKIPRIGHALIADSSTMLVGSVLGTSPMGAFVESSAGIAVGGRTGFTAVIVGILFILGTFFSPLLTVITSQVTAPALIIVGILMAQALKSVHWEQFEIAAPAFITLVGMPLTYSIADGIALGFITYPITMIAARRGKEVSAMMYGLAVVFVIFLWILNN, from the coding sequence ATGTTAAATTCAATTGCCAAGTATTTCGAGTTTGATGAACGAAATACGAATTTCCGTAAAGAAATTATCGCCGGAATTACGACGTTTGTTTCAATGGTTTACATCTTGTTCGTTAACCCTAACGTTCTTGGAGTCAGTGGGATGGACAAAGGGGCCGTCTTCACCGCGACTGCCCTTGCTTCCGCATTTGGCTGTTTCATGATGGGCTTCATTGCCAACTACCCAATTGCGATTTCTGCCAGTCTGGGGATCAATGCCTTCTTTGCCTACTCAGTTGTGATTGGCATGAAGGTTTCATGGCAGACTGCTTTAGCCGGGGTCTTCGTTGCCTCAGTTATTTTCATGATTTTGACCGCTTTGAAGCTGCGTGAAAAAATCATCGATTCCATTCCAGCTGACTTGAAAGCTGCCATCGGTGGTGGGATTGGTTTATTCATTGCCTTTATCGGGCTGAGCGACGGTGGCTTGGTCACTGCCAACAAAGACACCTTGGTGAGCCTAGGATCGTTACACGTCGGGACAACTTGGCTGACGATCTTCGGTCTGTTAATCACCGTCGTTTTGATGAGCATGCGGATTCCAGGTGCCATCTTCATCGGAATGGTATTAAATGCCATTCTTGGAATGGTGACCGGGTTGATTCCATTACCACATCAATGGGTTTCTTCGATTCCCAGCTTAAAACCAACTTTTGGTGTTGCCTTGTCACACATTGGTGATATCAACTCGGTTCAGTTAGTCGTGGTCGTCTTAACGTTCCTGCTGGTAACCTTCTTTGATACCGCCGGTACGTTGGTTGGCTTGGCTGAACAAGCCGGATTTATCAAGAATAACAAAATTCCTCGAATCGGTCACGCATTAATTGCTGATTCTTCAACCATGTTAGTTGGATCTGTTCTGGGAACTTCCCCAATGGGCGCATTCGTTGAATCTTCAGCCGGAATCGCCGTTGGTGGTCGAACTGGATTTACTGCCGTCATCGTGGGAATTCTGTTCATTTTAGGTACTTTCTTCTCACCATTATTGACCGTTATCACCAGCCAAGTAACGGCACCAGCCTTGATTATCGTTGGTATTTTGATGGCTCAAGCACTGAAGAGTGTTCACTGGGAACAATTTGAAATTGCCGCCCCAGCATTCATCACACTTGTCGGCATGCCATTAACCTACAGTATCGCCGATGGGATTGCCCTTGGATTTATTACCTACCCAATCACGATGATCGCCGCTCGTCGTGGCAAAGAAGTCAGCGCCATGATGTATGGATTGGCAGTTGTGTTTGTGATCTTCCTTTGGATACTCAACAATTAG
- a CDS encoding NAD(P)-binding oxidoreductase gives MKKLLIINQNSPVVPPLNALLKQRSDISVEVYSGNLESASDYAQALPNTNLLFIAVGPNDADLYVEALFEAVDEVQPPISDIVMLSYAGVDDELSESVTYAGVKDPQEFIKQQRYAIKIVDESEIAYSIIRMGQLKDQQASDYELFNEGTPMPAKTVSPKAVAKLAYEMLIKQKLMNHSIGIIDQTPMGGR, from the coding sequence TTGAAAAAATTATTAATCATTAATCAAAATAGCCCCGTGGTGCCGCCACTAAACGCGTTACTTAAGCAACGCTCCGACATTTCTGTCGAGGTCTATTCGGGTAATTTGGAATCAGCAAGTGACTATGCTCAAGCCTTGCCGAATACCAACCTGCTTTTCATCGCCGTTGGTCCCAACGACGCCGACCTTTATGTGGAAGCGCTCTTTGAGGCGGTCGATGAGGTTCAGCCGCCAATCAGTGATATTGTGATGCTCTCATACGCCGGTGTTGATGACGAGTTGAGTGAGTCGGTCACTTATGCTGGCGTGAAAGACCCCCAAGAATTTATAAAACAGCAAAGATATGCCATCAAGATTGTCGACGAATCCGAAATTGCGTATTCTATAATTAGAATGGGTCAATTAAAGGACCAGCAGGCCAGCGACTATGAACTGTTTAATGAAGGAACGCCGATGCCGGCTAAAACGGTATCTCCAAAAGCGGTTGCTAAGCTGGCTTATGAAATGCTGATCAAGCAAAAATTAATGAATCATTCAATTGGAATTATTGATCAAACACCGATGGGAGGGCGATAA
- a CDS encoding aldo/keto reductase, with amino-acid sequence MSQKVKIGQSDVVSTPLGFGTNAVGGHNLFPNLDEQAGMNSVRAALDSGITMLDTAFAYGFGRSEELIGKVLKDYDRSKVVVATKGAQIVNGDQVTISNRPADLEKFVKDSLKRLNTDYLDIFYIHFPDDQTPKAEAIGKLAELKKQGLIKAIGVSNFSLEQLKEANQNHDVDIVEDQYSLVHRDAEKELFPYLEQEQISFVPFFPLASGLLTGKYDGSPVNFPEDDLRSGDPNFSGSRFHAITESVKNLQPIADNHDATIAQVVLAWYIKNPDISVVIPGAKTPEQVRSNAKAMNVALSDQEYNTIDNAFRF; translated from the coding sequence ATGTCCCAAAAAGTTAAAATTGGTCAATCAGACGTTGTCAGCACCCCGTTAGGCTTTGGAACCAACGCTGTCGGCGGTCACAACCTGTTTCCTAATTTGGACGAACAGGCCGGCATGAATTCCGTTCGGGCGGCATTGGATAGTGGCATCACCATGCTGGATACCGCATTTGCCTATGGCTTCGGCCGCTCTGAAGAATTAATCGGCAAGGTGCTTAAAGACTATGACCGCTCAAAAGTCGTTGTGGCTACCAAAGGCGCCCAAATTGTGAACGGCGATCAGGTCACCATCAGTAACCGACCCGCTGATCTTGAGAAATTTGTGAAGGACAGCCTCAAACGGTTGAATACCGATTACCTCGACATCTTTTACATTCACTTCCCCGATGATCAAACACCGAAAGCAGAAGCCATCGGCAAGTTAGCCGAGCTGAAAAAGCAAGGACTCATCAAAGCGATTGGCGTTTCCAACTTCTCGCTGGAACAACTCAAAGAAGCTAACCAGAATCACGATGTTGATATTGTGGAAGACCAGTATAGCCTGGTTCATCGCGATGCCGAAAAAGAGCTGTTCCCGTATCTGGAGCAAGAACAGATTTCATTTGTGCCATTCTTCCCGCTGGCATCCGGTCTGCTAACTGGTAAATACGATGGTAGTCCGGTTAATTTTCCTGAAGATGACCTTCGAAGCGGCGACCCCAATTTTTCTGGCAGCCGCTTCCACGCCATCACAGAGTCAGTCAAGAACCTCCAACCAATTGCAGACAACCACGATGCCACGATTGCCCAGGTTGTCTTAGCTTGGTACATCAAGAATCCTGACATCAGCGTCGTCATCCCCGGTGCCAAAACGCCAGAGCAAGTCCGCAGCAATGCCAAAGCAATGAACGTTGCCCTGTCGGATCAGGAATACAATACGATTGATAACGCATTTAGATTCTAA
- a CDS encoding PD-(D/E)XK nuclease family protein, producing the protein MTLQFVLGRAGVDHQSKMIDILRQQKSDNPHDQFFYLVPNHIKFESEVSILKQLGDANQMTTAQSDVQVLSFTRLAWFFLRNTPEYQKQRISSAGINMLLYQIIVDNADRLVLFDHEIHNPGFIDQIATQIAEMQAGNVLPEDLLEMLQRPDSTITNDLRDKLHDFAIIYSQYVKRISENYFDSHTVLNLLSSKLQDIDLSGYHFYIDGFSKFTAQECGLVQTLINQSASVTVSLTLDRPYPTELPEQPNIFFQPAKLFHQLYRFAADNRVPYLKAVMADQPRVDEDMQKLEAYWITSSSLGNHQLPDQISPNSVQIYQADNLYSELDQVATKIHQMVATGKYRYSDFLILTRHLDAYQNILEPVFTTQQIPYFKDIQQSMADHPLVELLAALFDIYDPNRTRNYRYDDVMRFLKSELVLPMIDGKPMAIDDYRQAVSLTDNLVLKNDYADTRWTQKADWQYVWLPDSDEEQKTTKITDQDREISRKINIIRHMVRDLLPNFYKQFFKAKTNQEAAQILYQFLVDAGVVDRLQDWRDAATDEGDINRSNQIEQVWRTFCSLLDECVQILGDKPFVPGDFWSLIYAGFEGADYSQIPSTLDQVSVSESGMVQMNDYRVTFMIGANDDNMPDRLVNENLFGDDDINQLQSNLSDDQYLNDPAEVQMAFEPYLNYLAFMTASDKLIFTYTNKLNDESAVKLSPYVSRIQHFFNLKIVNNPAIPDDEHDVMPYVGTKSGTLHHLIQVIQNNFDVQQDLSAGWAVILQYLQQDPEVSRQTSKLLKSINYTNVPQSLAPEIITDLYGSELNISISQLETFYKNPYEYFLKYGLKLQERPKFELSTASTGTFYHDAMDRIIKQIHAQNIDLASLSDQDVSDLVKETVDRIINDPQNFDYVVLTSSNRMHYISMQLAATIQQMIRALRDQQKLTPMRPQNTELIFGQPNQKQALNGLSFDLADDHQVKVRGRIDRIDSMTTKDKRYFGIVDYKSSDRKFDFNAAYDGTSMQLLTYLDVLKHNLERLNPDDKEVALAGALYLHIYNAVFKPEDLQKVTFDDALLKKHRYNGILVDESGLIDHLDEELDSGYSPIYPIRKTAKGYTGKKSLINPLQLDAFLTHTEKLIVDAAEKIFAGDVRLWPFKQGQTTGMQFTPYKSIMNFDPILPGNQYRPVNSDSIEDIKKKLGEEKSDGI; encoded by the coding sequence GTGACCCTTCAGTTTGTCTTAGGTCGAGCAGGTGTCGACCATCAATCGAAAATGATCGACATTCTGCGCCAGCAAAAATCAGACAATCCCCACGACCAATTTTTCTACTTGGTTCCAAACCACATTAAGTTTGAATCAGAAGTCAGTATTTTAAAACAACTTGGCGACGCCAACCAAATGACCACTGCTCAAAGTGATGTTCAGGTGTTATCCTTCACCCGATTAGCGTGGTTCTTTTTGCGCAACACACCGGAATATCAAAAGCAGCGGATCAGCAGTGCCGGTATCAATATGCTGCTGTATCAAATTATTGTTGATAACGCCGATCGATTGGTGCTCTTTGACCACGAAATTCATAATCCCGGGTTTATTGATCAGATTGCTACCCAAATTGCCGAGATGCAGGCCGGCAATGTCTTGCCTGAAGATCTTTTGGAAATGCTGCAGCGGCCTGACAGCACGATTACTAATGATCTGCGTGATAAACTCCACGATTTTGCCATTATTTATTCCCAGTATGTCAAACGCATTTCTGAGAATTATTTTGACAGCCACACCGTTTTGAACCTGCTGAGCAGCAAACTGCAGGACATTGATTTAAGTGGTTATCACTTCTATATTGACGGTTTTTCAAAATTCACCGCCCAGGAATGCGGCTTGGTGCAAACCTTGATCAACCAATCCGCTTCGGTGACGGTGTCATTGACGTTGGACCGGCCATACCCAACTGAACTGCCGGAACAGCCGAATATTTTCTTTCAGCCGGCTAAATTGTTCCATCAGCTCTATCGATTTGCCGCTGACAACCGGGTGCCTTATTTAAAGGCCGTCATGGCTGATCAGCCGCGGGTTGATGAAGATATGCAAAAATTAGAGGCCTATTGGATTACGTCCAGCAGTCTGGGAAACCACCAACTGCCCGACCAAATTTCCCCAAACTCGGTTCAAATTTATCAAGCTGACAACCTTTACTCCGAACTGGACCAAGTTGCCACGAAGATTCATCAAATGGTCGCCACCGGCAAGTACCGATACTCGGATTTTCTTATTTTGACCCGCCATTTGGACGCCTATCAAAATATTTTAGAGCCGGTGTTTACCACCCAGCAGATTCCCTATTTCAAGGATATTCAGCAGTCAATGGCTGACCATCCACTGGTGGAACTATTAGCAGCGCTATTTGATATCTACGACCCAAATCGAACCCGCAATTATCGCTATGATGACGTGATGCGGTTCTTAAAATCTGAATTAGTCCTACCAATGATTGATGGCAAGCCGATGGCCATTGATGATTATCGTCAAGCAGTGTCCTTGACCGACAACTTGGTGCTGAAAAACGATTACGCCGACACCCGCTGGACGCAAAAGGCTGATTGGCAGTACGTTTGGCTGCCGGACAGCGACGAAGAACAGAAGACCACAAAGATCACCGACCAAGATCGGGAAATTTCCCGCAAGATCAATATCATCCGCCATATGGTGCGAGATTTATTGCCCAATTTTTACAAACAATTTTTCAAAGCTAAAACCAACCAGGAAGCTGCTCAAATTCTCTACCAGTTTCTAGTGGATGCCGGCGTTGTTGACCGGCTCCAGGACTGGCGGGATGCGGCAACAGACGAGGGCGATATCAATCGTTCCAACCAAATTGAGCAGGTTTGGCGGACATTTTGTTCCCTGCTGGACGAATGTGTCCAAATTCTGGGGGACAAACCGTTTGTGCCCGGCGATTTTTGGTCACTCATCTATGCCGGCTTTGAAGGAGCGGACTATTCACAAATTCCGTCCACGCTGGATCAGGTGAGCGTCTCTGAAAGCGGCATGGTTCAGATGAATGATTATCGAGTCACGTTCATGATCGGCGCTAACGATGACAACATGCCGGATCGGCTAGTCAATGAAAATCTCTTTGGCGATGACGACATCAACCAACTCCAAAGCAACCTCAGTGACGATCAGTACTTAAATGATCCCGCCGAAGTCCAAATGGCTTTTGAACCGTACTTGAACTATTTGGCCTTCATGACCGCTTCGGACAAGCTTATCTTCACCTACACCAACAAATTAAACGACGAATCTGCTGTGAAACTTTCACCTTATGTTTCACGGATTCAGCATTTCTTTAACCTCAAAATCGTCAACAACCCGGCGATCCCCGATGATGAGCACGACGTGATGCCATACGTGGGCACCAAGAGCGGGACACTTCACCATTTGATTCAGGTCATTCAAAATAACTTTGATGTTCAGCAGGACTTGAGTGCCGGCTGGGCAGTGATTTTGCAGTACCTGCAGCAGGATCCGGAAGTCAGCCGGCAGACGTCCAAGCTGCTTAAAAGCATTAATTACACAAATGTTCCGCAGTCATTAGCACCTGAAATCATCACGGATCTATACGGTTCAGAACTAAATATTTCGATTTCTCAGCTGGAAACCTTCTATAAGAACCCCTATGAATATTTCCTCAAATATGGGCTAAAACTCCAGGAACGACCGAAGTTTGAGCTGTCGACGGCATCGACTGGGACCTTTTATCATGACGCCATGGACCGGATTATTAAGCAGATTCATGCCCAAAACATTGATTTGGCCAGCTTATCTGATCAAGATGTGAGCGACCTCGTCAAAGAAACCGTCGACCGAATCATCAATGATCCCCAAAACTTTGACTACGTTGTGCTGACCAGTTCCAATCGGATGCATTATATTTCCATGCAGTTAGCCGCAACCATCCAGCAGATGATCCGAGCCTTGCGTGACCAACAGAAACTGACGCCAATGCGGCCGCAAAATACTGAACTGATTTTTGGCCAGCCCAATCAAAAGCAGGCCCTCAATGGTCTAAGCTTTGATTTGGCTGATGATCATCAGGTTAAAGTGCGGGGCAGAATTGACCGAATTGATTCGATGACCACCAAGGACAAACGCTACTTCGGAATCGTTGACTACAAGTCCTCTGACCGCAAATTTGATTTCAATGCAGCTTATGACGGAACTTCGATGCAACTGTTGACGTATCTGGACGTGTTAAAGCACAATCTGGAACGGCTTAATCCCGATGATAAGGAAGTCGCCTTGGCCGGCGCGTTGTACCTGCACATTTATAATGCCGTCTTCAAACCCGAGGACCTTCAAAAGGTGACCTTTGACGATGCCTTGTTAAAGAAGCATCGCTATAACGGCATTTTGGTTGACGAGTCCGGCTTGATTGATCATTTGGATGAGGAGCTGGATAGCGGCTACTCACCGATTTATCCAATTAGAAAGACCGCCAAAGGCTACACGGGTAAAAAATCACTGATTAATCCACTGCAGTTAGATGCGTTTCTCACCCACACTGAGAAACTTATTGTCGATGCGGCAGAAAAGATTTTTGCCGGTGACGTTCGACTGTGGCCGTTTAAGCAGGGTCAAACCACCGGGATGCAGTTTACCCCGTACAAATCAATCATGAACTTTGACCCAATTTTGCCGGGTAACCAGTATCGGCCGGTTAACAGTGATTCGATTGAGGATATTAAGAAAAAATTAGGGGAGGAAAAGTCCGATGGCATTTGA